Proteins from a genomic interval of Debaryomyces hansenii CBS767 chromosome E complete sequence:
- a CDS encoding DEHA2E04444p (weakly similar to uniprot|P07271 Saccharomyces cerevisiae YML061C PIF1 DNA helicase involved in telomere formation and elongation): protein MSRRIFVLQASYSNNWLIRGYSTYKQSKSIISNNNIPNMSANCAGYSNRNQSDNIIHNGNRNVHSVQIPIDKNKHEMQDAVAGIDFSSSFSDDTSMKELEDEDLEDDDMESSVAFSDDEALLQMLDSRTLHAPQLKKYNNDDNADVVCNNYNIERTILSPENSRINIMDCSSPKHKRVKPEPVITVPVEHPIKHSISPKRSTSEITEPFSNTPNQLRSFSTSSIRSKKLENIYPTIQLATQKAFNIEDDSEIKKSNTRKSTDIIKSVKPIVLSGEQEYVLQLATGGQSLFYTGSAGTGKSVLLRSIIKSLKQKHEKGHVAVTASTGLAACNIGGITLHSFAGVGLGDGTISALMKKIRRNKKAYIRWCSVKVLIIDEISMIDGVFLNKLDSISKTLRKNNKPFGGIQLIVCGDFYQLPPVNKVKPTNQMSLNGQNIVEESIFAFESQAWKDTIKCTIILKEVFRQKGDQRFIDMLNDMRNGKVNNETIAEFKRLSRKLDNPDGIEPAELFSTRYEVENANNTRLNLLKGESQIFKAIDSGSLPTDQRQTVLNNFLAPQKLFLKKNAQVMCIKNFDESLVNGSLGQVVNFMDRDTYMHYNLMKENPEATISEIEREFKKNKEKKKILDELESEHKPLSLNDSIFDFLEDIEIMEGSHDVELDVHELAFRTNKERKVDFIKALHQNSSKSKYPLVRFLLPDGYNTREVLVEPEQWTIEDENENVLARRVQLPLILAWSLSIHKSQGQTLPKVKVDLKRVFEKGQAYVALSRAVSRNGLQVLNFNKDKIMAHPKVNKFYESLSSTEELALTTNDFARPHLLQPKEGRHKERIMIS, encoded by the coding sequence atgtCTCGTCGTATTTTTGTATTGCAGGCgtcatattcaaataattggCTCATTCGAGGCTATTCTACTTACAAGCAATCCAAAAGCATCATCTCCAATAACAACATACCCAATATGTCTGCTAATTGTGCAGGCTATAGCAATAGAAATCAGAGTGATAACATAATACATAATGGGAACAGAAATGTTCATTCTGTACAAATACCTATCGACAAGAATAAACATGAAATGCAGGATGCAGTTGCAGGGAttgatttttcttcttcattcaGTGATGATACTAGCATGAAGgaattagaagatgaagatttagaGGACGACGACATGGAACTGTCGGTAGCGTTTTCTGACGACGAGGCGCTTTTACAAATGCTTGATTCTCGTACGTTGCATGCACCAcagttgaagaaatataataatgatgataatgctGATGTAGTATGCAACAATTATAATATCGAGAGAACTATATTGTCTCCGGAAAATTCACGAATAAATATTATGGATTGCTCTTCTCCCAAGCACAAGAGAGTCAAACCTGAACCAGTTATTACAGTTCCTGTGGAACATCCTATAAAACACTCTATACTGCCAAAAAGACTGACCTCTGAGATAACAGAACCGTTTTCCAATACTCCGAATCAATTACGATCATTCTCTACATCTTCTATTAGATCgaagaaattggaaaacATATATCCTACTATTCAACTAGCAACCCAAAAGGCTTTTAACATAGAAGATGACTCggaaattaaaaaatcaaacaCAAGAAAATCAACTGACATTATCAAAAGTGTCAAACCAATAGTACTATCAGGTGAACAAGAGTATGTTTTACAATTGGCAACAGGTGGTCAATCGCTCTTCTATACTGGTTCAGCTGGTACTGGTAAATCCGTATTATTGAGGTCGATCATCAAGTCGTTAAAACAGAAACATGAAAAGGGACATGTGGCAGTTACTGCATCCACTGGATTGGCTGCCTGCAATATTGGTGGTATTACCTTACACAGTTTTGCAGGTGTCGGACTAGGTGATGGGACTATCAGTgcattaatgaaaaagataagAAGGAATAAAAAAGCTTATATTAGGTGGTGTCTGGTCAAAGTTCTAATTATCGatgaaatttcaatgatagACGGTGTGTTCTTAAACAAGTTAGATTCTATTTCTAAAACCTTAAGAAAGAACAACAAGCCGTTCGGCGGCATACAATTGATCGTATGTGGTGATTTTTATCAGCTACCACCAGTAAATAAAGTAAAACCTACAAACCAAATGAGTCTTAATGGACAAAACATTGTTGAGGAATCAATATTTGCATTTGAAAGTCAAGCATGGAAAGATACAATTAAGTGTACAATTATTCTCAAGGAAGTTTTCCGACAAAAAGGTGATCAAAGGTTTATAGACATGTTGAATGATATGCGTAATGGTAAGGTTAACAATGAAACTATTGCAGAGTTCAAAAGGCTAAGTCGTAAATTGGATAATCCAGACGGTATCGAACCAGCggaattattttcaacaagGTACGAAGTTGAAAACGCAAACAATACAAGacttaatttattgaaaggAGAATCACAGATTTTTAAAGCTATAGATTCAGGTTCATTACCTACAGATCAAAGACAAACCGTTTTAAATAACTTCTTAGCACCTCAAAAGCTCTtcttaaaaaaaaatgcaCAGGTGATGTGtatcaagaattttgatgaaaGTTTAGTTAATGGTTCATTAGGACAGGTCGTGAATTTTATGGATCGAGATACATACATGCAttataatttgatgaaaGAAAACCCTGAAGCAACCATCAGTGAAATAGAACGTGAATTTAAAAAGAAcaaggagaagaagaaaattcttgatgaattagagTCCGAACATAAACCTTTATCTTTAAATGATTCCATTTTCGATTTTTTAGAAGATATAGAAATAATGGAGGGCCTGCATGATGTTGAATTAGATGTTCATGAATTAGCATTCAgaacaaataaagaaagaaaagttgattttattaaGGCCCTACATCAAAATTCTAGTAAGCTGAAATATCCTCTCGTAAGGTTCTTACTTCCTGATGGCTATAATACCAGGGAAGTTTTAGTAGAACCTGAACAATGGACGATTGAAgatgagaatgaaaatgTTTTGGCCCGTCGGGTACAATTGCCTTTAATACTTGCATGGTCTTTGTCAATTCATAAATCTCAAGGTCAAACATTACCAAAGGTGAAAGTGGATTTGAAGAgagtttttgaaaaagggCAAGCATATGTGGCCTTATCAAGAGCTGTATCGCGGAATGGCTTACAGGTTTTGAACTTCAACAAGGATAAGATTATGGCACATCCTAAAGTTAACAAATTCTATGAAAGCTTGTCCTCAACAGAAGAACTCGCGTTGACCACGAACGATTTTGCCAGACCACATTTGTTGCAACCAAAAGAAGGAAGGCATAAAGAACGAATTATGATATCATGA
- a CDS encoding DEHA2E04466p (some similarities with uniprot|Q12745 Saccharomyces cerevisiae YLR440C SEC39) gives MNDDNNVLIADAKIYISIVYLLSSTTNVDVDDLSNVFNSLGSDMDVGKPHTYTNLHNILGLLLIYPTRSYISIENIARFAQGVVNYANSPEDRSLNASEGLYEDLEEFANWISSRFKIDDSAILSLDDGLLVQAAYDLALDNRLQCEQYGYTLTTNQSNNELLFQFVQAKALFLSKYCTEIGVLNPLFEILEGYAPFDKWYRGIIVPFMYYWDNYGSLNSNSLLDLFQFLKSESFNEMLHILIEPLNSPAYSEKLSVSNWVSKVIMPLVVYQGYDFKPLLEWLYFRGDWNVQEPSKKYKIWNNAIRSIISFKDYNNDVLEISNYENILRFFLGSCYYYAIFYETVEKVSSIEMLKLYDSIKDSLDVIKKRVGSPHSGKTDYAIDKLDFDSLDNSSDLDAFMNDPSNPFAQLFNPSPSSISFLHEAIITCERLYPTNKFTILEFLKLKYSTASDFSYGEREVAKIMTNLNTNNWTMILSSARLFTDSFIANDEANNESINKLIIDRFLFNNLFDVVGDFYEKGELSISVDALFSIISKKFWESFNKASNFNNKIGRLHEASQSIELYDKISTDEQLSAINKEEIIRIKHLFKAVSNIKNFKIVIQKGSPFVPSDLISQFSSVSSMGALDLDEQKRSPMALISTILEQNPKSYLAFEKLYKILNDLLIFFNDNRSEPTFYFNKLKSICIESALVDNNFQFAYRQSNELLDHYSVDSNKNLNDFWLTFYQVGKFISPEWFNESRSPQNDKIDILIKQREILSKTLKYSKPSDTSIDNSRLILKQWESINSQIEDWYINSQQGYYTKGLSSTTDAVPERMATLASDIMNDASNTTTQASDKLSNLFVSGLGWALGANPQ, from the coding sequence AtgaatgatgataataatgtacTAATCGCTGATGCTAAGATATACATTAGTATCGTCTATTTGCTTTCATCTACTACAAatgttgatgttgatgaCTTATCCAATGTCTTTAATTCCTTGGGTTCAGACATGGATGTTGGAAAACCCCATACATACACAAATCTTCATAATATACTAGGCTTATTGCTCATATATCCAACTCGCTCATATATCTCAATCGAGAATATTGCAAGGTTTGCACAGGGAGTTGTGAATTATGCAAATTCCCCAGAGGATCGAAGTCTAAATGCTTCTGAAGGGTTGTACGAAGACTTAGAAGAATTTGCCAATTGGATCTCGAGTCGGTTCAAAATAGATGACAGTGCTATATTGTCGCTAGATGATGGTCTATTGGTCCAAGCTGCGTATGATTTGGCTTTAGATAATAGGTTACAATGTGAACAGTACGGATATACATTAACCACTAACCAGTCAAACAATGAATTGCTCTTCCAGTTCGTTCAAGCGAAGGCTTTATTCTTATCGAAGTACTGCACTGAGATAGGTGTTTTAAATCCATTGTTTGAGATATTAGAAGGATATGCTCCATTTGATAAATGGTATCGAGGCATTATAGTCCCGTTCATGTACTACTGGGACAATTATGGGTCACTTAATAGCAATTCGCTATTGGatcttttccaatttttaAAGTCGGAATCGTTCAATGAAATGTTGCATATACTCATTGAACCTTTGAATCTGCCGGCTtatagtgaaaaattgtcTGTTAGCAATTGGGTTTCTAAGGTCATTATGCCGTTAGTTGTTTATCAAGGCTATGATTTTAAACCATTATTAGAATGGCTATACTTTAGAGGAGATTGGAATGTTCAAGAACCTTcgaagaaatataaaatatggaATAATGCAATACGATCCATTATATCTTTTAAggattataataatgatgttCTAGAGATTTCAAACTATGAGAATATTCTAAGATTTTTTTTGGGTTCATGCTACTATTACGCAATATTTTATGAAACAGTTGAAAAGGTCTCATCGATAGAAatgttaaaattatatgattCCATAAAGGATAGTTTGGACGTAATCAAGAAACGAGTGGGATCTCCGCATAGTGGAAAAACTGACTATGCTATAGATAAACTagattttgattctttgGATAATTCATCTGATCTTGATGCATTTATGAATGACCCTTCAAACCCATTTGCACAGTTATTCAACCCTAGTCCCTCGTCGATTAGTTTTCTTCACGAAGCTATAATAACTTGTGAGAGGTTATACCCTACAAATAAATTCACGATTCTTgagtttttgaaattaaagtaTTCAACCGCGTCCGATTTCTCATATGGTGAGCGAGAGGTAGCTAAAATAATGACGAATCTCAATACTAATAACTGGACCATGATTTTATCGTCTGCTCGCTTATTCACTGATTCATTTATTGCAAACGATGAAGCAAATAACGAATCTATAAATAAGCTTATTATTGATagatttttattcaataatctaTTTGATGTAGTCGGTGACTTCTATGAGAAGGGAGAGTTGTCCATCTCTGTTGATGCTCTATTTTCTATAATTCTGAAAAAGTTTTGGgaatcatttaataaagcGTCGAACTTTAATAACAAAATCGGAAGATTACATGAAGCTTCTCAAAGTATTGAACTATATGATAAAATTTCGACTGATGAACAATTATCAGCTAttaacaaagaagaaatcataAGAATAAAGCATTTATTTAAGGCTGTGTCCAATATCAAGAACTTTAAGATTGTTATTCAAAAGGGATCCCCTTTTGTTCCTTCTGACTTAATCAGCCAATTCAGCTCCGTCTCCCTGATGGGTGCTCTTGATTTGGATGAACAAAAGCGGTCACCTATGGCGTTAATTTCTACCATTCTAGAACAGAACCCAAAATCATACTTGGCATTCgaaaaattatacaaaattttgaatgatCTCcttatattcttcaatgatAACCGGTCAGAGCCTACGttttatttcaacaaattgaaatctATTTGCATTGAGTCAGCATTAGTTGATaacaattttcaatttgcaTATAGGCAATCTAATGAACTACTTGATCATTATTCGGTCGACCTGAACAAAAACTTGAATGACTTTTGGCTCACGTTCTATCAAGTGGGTAAATTTATTTCCCCTGAATGGTTTAATGAATCTCGTTCTCCACAAAACGATAAGATTGACATATTAATAAAGCAGAGAGAAATATTATCCAAAACCCTCAAATACTCTAAACCATCAGATACTTCTATTGACAATAGTAGACTCATATTAAAACAATGGGAAAGCATTAATAGCCAAATCGAAGACTGGTACATAAATCTGCAACAAGGTTACTACACCAAGGGCTTATCTTCTACGACTGACGCTGTTCCTGAACGTATGGCTACTTTAGCTAGTGACATTATGAATGATGCGTCAAATACTACAACACAGGCTAGTGACAAGTTATCTAATTTATTCGTATCTGGTTTAGGGTGGGCACTAGGTGCAAATCCACAATGA
- a CDS encoding DEHA2E04510p (similar to uniprot|P57743 Saccharomyces cerevisiae YLR438C-A LSM3 Component of small nuclear ribonucleoprotein complexes involved in RNA processing splicing and decay), with product MSTVRTEQQQQEPLDLVRYQLDELVLVKLRGAREMKGKLQGYDSHCNMILSDAVEYIYDVPEGQEPVTKNTDMVFVRGDSVILISPVN from the coding sequence ATGTCAACTGTAAGGACagaacaacaacaacaagaacCACTTGACTTAGTTCGTTATCAGTTAGACGAATTGGTTTTGGTCAAATTAAGAGGTGCTCGTGAAATGAAAGGTAAATTGCAAGGATATGATTCCCACTGTAACATGATATTAAGTGACGCagttgaatatatatacgATGTACCAGAAGGACAAGAACCAGTTACTAAAAATACGGATATGGTTTTTGTAAGAGGAGATTCTGTGATTTTGATTAGTCCTGTGAACtaa
- a CDS encoding DEHA2E04422p (some similarities with CA3418|IPF12777 Candida albicans IPF12777), whose amino-acid sequence MYIPTARKRLLRNGVLGRVACLRNPWIFHRRNIQIVHNNASVQAEQVQKKRLNLDSVASLKYDPSDDLTDFTSFGILPFFQEKLNRLLRPDDRSITSAPDYNVPPTHDQRTLLSVLNSEHSLIHRGSSQTGKSLALLTYALNHTLSKVPNFGSLKNSRSYQSVDSIILAPTDLLIGKYEYYAKELTKDIPEMCCPDQLLVDGSDNDYSVMRKPLSVKFLYSDGTTKSLCTSNNSEYSSNIPQILITTPSKLYEIMNDEKSVDNITKGNLNEVRFFAIDEMDFLLNTTNISTTSNTNLVNSGKKSKYLNKIEKIIRELQTSQIKYYTSHLIRRLKYVETTHRNANKEAFDNNKFDHATFVLEDNTLSTSNVSTNLELLLSHNSTNSRPDESLLKKLIKVKRKVLYKPIQYCFIFHPKHSYQQILLQLSNKKYKKAFDETIMKELQKIHNVSRNDDRLQNEYSKYLLEKVTRNDQKQEDSQVSFIEKLVRFDDSKRFYRKQERKIVSVGSFNLDNKIIDTSKEASENETSSSISKIQTHFVEARNIKKNSNRVLLRDINITKNMPDKVKTISVLENDIENSGYNIKNLLKSFLKSRMLSTSSLLKKDKGFINNQMIVTEITRATISKFKMEYPLNTDPILIVMPPAINVESLSDELSMDKSSPDKFTCLNTEEFRTKTECASPNFDYLALSNFFLKQSPKEYDIRTNLIVHPDQLIGQNISGLTNLIVIGMESMLPQLAFSSKDSTVDEIAGIDDPVSDLSSFYLSKLSSSSNSNVKNLLFVLDAFNKNDSKILKSRISSDFQRLSQIILYNDLQERINLSKLCEEHPAMTELAYGIDKSFYQRVRNDINKHVYK is encoded by the coding sequence ATGTATATACCGACTGCTCGAAAGAGATTGCTAAGGAATGGAGTTCTTGGAAGAGTGGCGTGTTTGAGGAATCCTTGGATTTTCCATAGGCGTAATATACAAATAGTCCATAATAATGCATCTGTCCAAGCTGAACAGGTACAAAAGAAACGTCTCAACCTTGACAGCGTTGCCAGCTTGAAGTATGATCCTTCAGATGATCTTACAGACTTCACATCATTTGGAATTTTACctttttttcaagaaaaattgaatagaCTATTACGTCCTGACGATAGGAGCATCACCTCGGCTCCGGATTACAATGTACCTCCAACTCATGATCAAAGAACCTTATTGTCTGTATTGAACTCCGAACATAGTTTAATTCATAGAGGTTCCTCGCAAACTGGGAAGAGTTTAGCGCTACTTACTTATGCATTAAACCATACGCTATCAAAAGTACCAAATTTTGGatctttgaagaattcaaggTCTTATCAGTCTGTTGATTCTATTATCTTGGCTCCCACAGACCTATTAATCGGAAAATATGAGTATTATGCTAAAGAGCTTACAAAGGATATCCCGGAAATGTGTTGCCCAGATCAACTACTTGTTGATGGAAGCGACAATGATTATTCTGTAATGAGAAAGCCATTAAGTGTGAAATTCTTGTATTCAGATGGAACAACTAAATCCTTGTGTACATCCAACAATTCTGAATATTCTTCCAATATTCctcaaatattaataactACACCCAGTAAACTTTACGAAATAATGAATGATGAGAAGTCAGTAGATAACATAACGAAAGGAAACTTGAATGAAGTTCGATTCTTTGCCATTGATGAGATGGATTTTCTACTTAACACAACGAATATTTCTACGACTAGTAATACAAATTTAGTGAATAGTGGCAAGAAGTCAAAGTATCTTAACaagattgaaaagattatCCGTGAATTGCAAACTTCGCAGATTAAATATTACACTTCCCACTTAATTCGCCGGTTGAAATATGTCGAAACTACACATAGAAATGCCAATAAGGAAGCATTCGATAATAACAAATTTGACCATGCCACGTTTGTTCTTGAAGATAACACTTTATCTACTAGTAATGTCTCAACTAATCTAGAACTTTTGCTTAGCCACAACTCGACAAATTCCAGACCAGATGAAAGTTTGCTTAAAAAGTTAATTAAGGTTAAACGTAAAGTTCTTTATAAGCCTATTCAATATTGTTTTATCTTTCACCCAAAACATAGCTATCAGCAAATACTTTTACAGTTGTCTAACAAGAAGTATAAAAAGGCTTTTGATGAGACGATTATGAAAGAACTTCAGAAAATACACAACGTGTCAAGAAATGATGATAGATTGCAAAACGAGTATAGTAAATATTTGTTGGAGAAAGTAACAAGAAATGATcaaaaacaagaagattCCCAAGTCAGtttcattgaaaagttgGTTCGATTTGATGATTCAAAAAGATTTTATAGGaaacaagaaagaaagattgTTTCTGTTGGGTCATTTAATCTcgataataaaataatagatACGTCGAAAGAAGCATCAGAAAATGAGACTAGTTCTTCAATCAGCAAGATTCAAACACATTTTGTTGAAgcaagaaatataaaaaagAATTCTAACCGAGTATTATTGAGAGATATTAACATTACTAAGAATATGCCTGATAAAGTAAAGACAATATCAGTgttagaaaatgatatagAGAATTCGGGgtataatataaagaacCTTTTAAAAAGTTTCTTGAAATCCCGAATGTTATCGACTTCctcattattaaagaaagacAAGGGGttcattaataatcaaATGATTGTAACCGAAATAACAAGAGCAACTATTCTGAAATTTAAAATGGAATATCCGCTTAATACCGACCCAATATTGATTGTTATGCCACCTGCTATCAACGTGGAATCACTTTCAGATGAGCTAAGCATGGATAAATCGTCTCCCGATAAGTTTACATGCCTCAATACTGAAGAATTTCGGACTAAAACTGAATGTGCTAGCCCAAATTTTGACTACCTTGCTTTACTGAACTTCTTTTTAAAACAGTCACCAAAGGAGTATGATATTAGGACTAATCTCATTGTGCATCCTGATCAATTAATTGGACAAAATATCAGTGGTTTGACAAATTTGATAGTAATCGGGATGGAATCAATGTTGCCACAACTTGCCTTTAGCTCGAAGGATCTGACCGTCGATGAAATCGCTGGTATAGATGATCCTGTAAGCGACTTATCGTCCTTTTACTTGTCCAAATTGTCTTCGCTGTCAAATTCGAATGTAAAGAACTTATTGTTTGTGTTGGATGCGTTTAATAAGAATGATAGCAAAATTCTCAAATCTAGAATATCAAGCGATTTTCAGCGTCTAAGTCAAATTATACTCTATAATGATTTACAGGAAAGGATAAATTTGAGTAAACTTTGTGAAGAACATCCTGCAATGACCGAACTTGCTTATGGtattgataaatcattTTATCAAAGAGTAAGAAATGACATAAACAAACatgtatataaatag
- a CDS encoding DEHA2E04488p (similar to CA3421|IPF19782 Candida albicans IPF19782) yields the protein MVLITNKQQDLIDEVISNYLKNYDKIAQQYLKIRQDIYELTTSISQEITESKEGLVSDSNKFKIKQLSYDFDKVCEIYKTHLQILNSNLDIKQNIPPPYIEELNLQYDALLARKTDLKSEIDTLKNVQKPLLDKMRLLLKSFENGLNSRTAKRMNRIVSDGINEPDENSKDIDVQSLIFHSADMETLFSDVDTKLNQLKNIGNDDDPDNIIDSNQPKNITRYIDEHLRNGRTFHLLEEDKYIYDVSKSATVDTATSLTSVDEYDRMIENLIINIKDVIEHGAESKERWSNNARKLDLIKETLNKFEDSVDISDEEMES from the coding sequence ATGGTATTAATTACAAACAAACAGCAGGACCTCATTGATGAGGTTATATCTAACTATCTAAAAAATTATGATAAAATAGCGCAACAGTACTTAAAAATCAGACAAGACATATATGAATTAACAACATCAATCTCCCAAGAAATAACGGAATCAAAAGAGGGATTGGTATCcgattcaaataaattcaaaattaaacaattGCTGTATGATTTTGACAAGGTCTGTGAAATATATAAGACTCATTTGCAAATTTTAAATCTGAATCTCGATATCAAACAGAATATTCCTCCACCATATATCGAAGAACTTAACTTACAATATGATGCATTATTAGCGAGAAAAACTGACTTAAAATCAGAAATAGACACTTTAAAAAATGTTCAGAAGCCATTATTGGATAAGATGAGATTGTTACTTAAGAGTTTTGAAAATGGGCTTAATAGTCGAACCGCTAAAAGAATGAATAGGATAGTAAGCGATGGTATAAATGAACCAGACGAAAATAGTAAGGATATAGACGTTCAGTCTTTAATATTCCATTCGGCTGATATGGAAACGTTATTCAGTGATGTGGATACTAAATTGAATcagttgaaaaatatagGCAATGACGACGACCCCGATAACATCATTGATTCTAATCAACCAAAGAATATAACCCGTTACATCGACGAACACTTACGAAATGGGAGAACCTTTCATCttttagaagaagataaatacATTTATGATGTATCAAAATCTGCTACGGTTGATACTGCTACGTCCCTTACAAGTGTAGATGAGTATGATAGaatgattgaaaatttaattatcAACATAAAGGACGTCATCGAGCATGGTGCAGAATCCAAGGAAAGATGGAGTAATAATGCAAGAAAATTGGACCTCATAAAAGAAACTTTGaacaaatttgaagattctGTGGATATTTCTGACGAAGAGATGGAATCATAG
- a CDS encoding mitochondrial 54S ribosomal protein YmL4 (weakly similar to uniprot|P36517 Saccharomyces cerevisiae YLR439W MRPL4 Mitochondrial ribosomal protein of the large subunit), with amino-acid sequence MASHLSIRSLSGSSRYLARNKALKFTDLKSIKLREPIVPTHKNFDVSPDHPLWAFFPDGNKSETCFRETVDLDIQSRPWGLPELRRKSFEDLHKLWYLILKERNILAREVRLADSFNERSTHAHNDLDDKLTLTQKRIKQALIERQVAYERVQTFTDNQKEYLSDFEESYINADSSEIVSFNEKLVRLQYAFFGIQPQLEDYNLEEDINVKFVEGLSYVANLKLKRYLSQNPQSTEEFQTPLNGVVEELPFLLRDTEEAIEEVQELRNSGANVVLHKIEVFPFLRNALGKTIQEAYASDEQL; translated from the coding sequence ATGGCTTCTCATCTTTCGATAAGATCTCTTCTGGGGAGCTCAAGATATTTGGCTAGAAATAAAGCTTTGAAATTCACAGATTTGAAGtcaataaaattaagaGAGCCTATCGTTCCAACTCACAAGAATTTTGATGTTTCTCCAGATCACCCATTGTGGGCGTTTTTCCCAGACGGAAACAAGTCAGAGACTTGTTTCCGTGAAACTGTCGATTTGGACATCCAATCACGTCCATGGGGTTTACCAGAATTACGTCGTAAGTCCTTCGAAGATTTACACAAATTATGGTATTTGATCCTCAAGGAACGTAACATCTTAGCCAGAGAGGTTAGATTGGCTGATTCTTTTAACGAAAGATCAACACATGCTCATAATGATcttgatgataaattaacATTAACacaaaaaagaattaaacaaGCTTTAATAGAGAGACAAGTTGCATACGAAAGAGTTCAGACCTTCACTGACAACCAAAAGGAATATTTATCAGACTTTGAGGAAAGCTATATCAATGCGGATTCTTCTGAGATTGTttcatttaatgaaaaattggtcAGATTGCAGTACGCATTTTTCGGGATTCAACCGCAATTAGAGGACTAcaatttggaagaagatatCAATGTAAAATTCGTTGAAGGATTGTCATATGTTGCcaatttgaagttgaagagATATTTGAGCCAAAACCCTCAAAGCACCGAAGAGTTCCAAACTCCATTAAATGGtgttgttgaagaattgcCATTTTTGTTGCGTGACACTGAAGAAGCCATTGAAGAAGTCCAAGAATTGAGAAATAGCGGTGCTAATGTAGTCTTACATAAGATTGAAGTATTCCCATTCTTAAGAAATGCACTTGGTAAAACAATTCAAGAAGCTTATGCTAGCGATGAGCAATTGTGA
- a CDS encoding DEHA2E04554p (similar to CA3001|IPF8841 Candida albicans IPF8841), which translates to MGGRIHGFLGGVLLTSALTYYTGEYFRKNSKFVSTHLKASDNIINNRILTDRDITREVIPISNQHNSITRSNTVETCKDIWNDEIIQMVNWIYGINWYQWGIEADKTFNELTDKVAASVVEKK; encoded by the coding sequence atggGAGGAAGGATTCATGGCTTCTTAGGTGGAGTTTTATTAACTTCTGCTTTGACTTATTATACTGGAGAATATTTCCGTAAAAATCTGAAATTCGTCTCAACTCACTTGAAAGCTTCAGACaacataataaataatagaattCTTACAGACAGAGATATTACAAGAGAAGTGATTCCAATCAGTAACCAGCATAACTCTATCACTCGTTCGAATACCGTGGAAACTTGTAAAGATATTTGGAACGATGAAATAATCCAAATGGTTAATTGGATATACGGAATTAATTGGTACCAATGGGGGATTGAGGCTGACAAAACCTTCAATGAATTAACGGATAAAGTCGCTGCTTCTGTAGTAGAGAAAAAATGA